The sequence below is a genomic window from Eubalaena glacialis isolate mEubGla1 chromosome 13, mEubGla1.1.hap2.+ XY, whole genome shotgun sequence.
GGAGACTGGGAACGCTCTCAGGGAGAGACGGGCCGCTGGCACGGGTCACACAGATAGTGGCAGCGGAGGGGAGCCCAGGTCTGATGCAAATCCCTGTTCGTGGGACCTACTCTATAGGCTCCGCATCCCACCCACCCTGCTTAGGTCATGTGGGCTCGGTAGGAGGGGGGATGGAGACTAAAGCGTCCCCTTATAAGGACGAGTCAGGCCTTGGGCGCAGTAGGGCAAAACTCCTCGAAGGAAATCAATCAATTACAGATAAGCTGAAAGGGCAGTAGATAAGGGCCATGGAGAATCTCTTAAACAGCAAATTTGCCCAACCGGCGCTGCTTGGTTAGTCCCCGGACAAACCTGGGGCGATGCATTCCACAAGCCTTTCTCTTCGCTTTGAAAATTGACTCCGTGATTCCAGAATATGCTTTCTGCTTGAGAACAGACATAACACCTGCTCAGGCGTGTCTGGAAAGGGAACTTCGATCTGAGGAATGCAAATGATTGGTCGCAATGTCCCGCTGCTGTGAAAATTCGCCTTCCGCAGCCTGCTGCAGACAACAGCCTCAACTTAAGCAGGCTGCCCAGAGGGTAACTCTGAAAGCTTAGTCTGACGATGGGCACGAATGGACTCCAAAATGCAAgttctttttttcagttctcaCAGGTAAAATGTGACCACTCAGGGGCCCTTACTGAGTTAAGCGCGCCTTTGATTTCCATAAACTAAAGATAGACTGTCCGTAGGGTTGACTGAGGCCTGGGATTTGGAATTCCAAGCAGTCTGGCAGCCACTGGAGTTCAGCTTTCCCATGGCACATACTCTTCAGACTCTGGAATTCCAGCAGCTTTGGAAAAGGCACCATCAGTATAGTCTTGAGTTCGTGTGGTGTTCAGTTACTGCAGGTGTcgcttatgcttttttttttaattgtggcaaaaaacatataaaatctaACATTTTTACCTGTACAGTTCAGGAGTGTTAAAGACATCCACAGTGTTGTGCAACAGATATCCAGAACTTTTTCAAGCAAAGCTGGAACTATAGCCATTAAACAacagctccccatttccccttctccccaACCCATAGCAATCATCATTCTGCttcctgtttctatgaatttgactactttagataccaaatataagtgaaatcatgcaccatttgtccttttgtgactggcttatttcattgtaatgtcctcaaggctcaTCCCTGCTGTAGCAAGTGACAGAATTTCCATCCTTCTTAAGACTGTATAATATTCTGTTGCatgtatttaccacattttgtttattcatttgtccaTCAATGGTTACTTGGGTTCacccacctcttggctattgtgagtaatgcttcTAAGAACATGgctgtgcaaatatctcttcgggactctgctttcaatacttttggatatatacccagaagtgggattgttggagcatatcgtagttctattttaaattttctgagggATCTCCATACCAGATATTGTTTTTAGAATTACATTTACTAAAAgttagggttttaaaaaaatatttatttatttatttgggttgcagtgggtcttagttgtggcctgagggatttttagttgcggtgtgtggacttcttagttgcagcatttgtgcgggatctagttccctgaccaaggatcgaacccaggccccctccgttgggagcacagagtcttacccactggaccaccagggaagtcctactaaAAGTTTATTACCATCCTTTAGTTACTGTTGGTTGCTTGGTTAATTCTACAGTATGGAGTAACCCCTATTTGCATCAACTGTATTTGACTTATAACTTCCAGTACGGGGACATTCAGACATTATGTATTGTGGTTCAAATATAAATCAACTGTAgacctaaaactgtaaaattcttagaagaaaacatggggcaAAAGCTTCACAATAACCTTTCCCCTGGCTGGCAGCTTGGAGGCTGCACGATGCCTGGAGTTACTGTAAAAGATGTGAACCAGCAGGAGTTCGTCAGAGCTCTGGCAGCCTTCCTCAAAAAGTCCGGGAAGCTGAAAGTCCCTGAATGGGTGGACACTGTCAAGCTGGCCAAGCATAGAGAGCTCGCTCCCTACAATGAGAACTGTTTCTACCCACAAGCTGCTTCCACAGCACGGCACCTGTACCTCCAGGGCGGCGCTGGGGTTGGTTCCATGACCAAGATCTATGAGGGGTGTCAGAGACATGGTGTCATGCCCAGCCACTTCAGCAGAGGCTCCAAGAGCGTGGCCCATCGGGTCCTCCAAGCCCTGGAGGGGCTGAAAATGGTGGAAAAGGACCAAGATGGGGGCTGCAAACTAACACCTCATGGACAGAGAGATTTGGACAGAATCGCTGGACAGGTGGCAGCTGCCAACAAGAAGCATTAGAACAAATGATGCTGGGTTAATAAAttgcctcatttgtaaaaaaaaaaaagaaaaagcttcacaacattggatttggcaatgaatttttggatatgacaccaaaggtacaggcaaaaaaagaaaaaatagacaaattggacttcataagaattttttaaatttgtgcatcaaaagacactgtcgggggcttccctggtggtgcagtggttaagaatccgcctgccaatgcaagggacacgggtttgagccctggtccgggaagatcccacatgccgcggagcaactaagcccgtgcgccacaactactgagcctgcggtctagagcccgtgagccacaactacggaagcccgcacgcctagagcctgtgctctacaacaagagaagccaccgcaatgagaagcctgcgcaccgcaatgaagagtatcttccgctcaccgcaactagagaaagcctgcgcgcagcaatgaagacccaacgcagccaaaaataaataagataaaaaaaaaaaaaagaaagacaatcgGGAATTctgtggcagtccagtggctgggactctTCACTTTCCCTGCTGAgggctggggttcgatccctggtcggggaactaagatccctcaagcctcatggcgcagccaaaaaaaaaaaggaaagaaaatctgcAAGATGCAGATTTCATCAAGCATAGATGAAACTTgagaacaaaaagataaatactgtacgattccatttatgaggtacttagagtactcaaaatcatagagatggaaagtagaacggtggttgccaggggctgggggaggaggaagtggggagtttaatgggtatagagtttcagttttaaatagttaagatgttaaattttattatgtgcattttcccacaataaaaaaaaatataaatcaactatacacctaCTGCAAAAGTTCATTGTAAACCTCCCAGATTTGCTTGATGTCACTTCATTGTTATCCCTGAAttacttgtgttttttttaatgtaccattATGTCAGATGGGCCTAAATGGGCACAGTCAGAAAGCGAGAAAGCCTTTAACCCCCAGAGGTAACAAATGGATATACCATGGGCTAAATCTGGTCTACAAATATGTTTTAGTCATTCACATggtgttttaaaaattgggaagCTTCAAAAAAGTTTAGATTTCAGAtctcttgaaaaactgaaagatctGGCAACACTAGGTCCACATCCCTACGTGGCTAAAATGCGCTGGAGCTCACAGCAACTACcacttttaaaacatgttttcctCACTCACCACAGTCCCACCAGCCCCTgtgatcttttgtttgtttgttttttaaatactactgttggtttttttaaatatttatttatttatttggctgcgtagggtcttagttgaggcacatgggatcttcattgcggcatgcaagATCTCCATtctggtatgtgggatctttagttgattacttttggctgcgctggatcttcgttgctgcccgtgggttttctctagttgcagcaagctggggctactctcgattggggtgcgcgggcttctcactgtcgtggcttctctagttgcggagcacaggctctaggcgcccggtcttcagtagttgtggctcgcgggccctagagcacaggctcagtagttgtggcacacaggcttagttgctccgcggcatgtggcatcttcctgaaccagggctcaaacctgcgtcccccgccttggtaggtggattcttaaccactatgccaccagggaagtcccagcccctGTGGTCTTATGCACAGCCACTCCACTCTTGTGCTTTACCTGTCTGGTCCTGGCACCTGGGTTTGTGATCCCCTGACCTTCTCTCCCAGGAGAGAAAGAGGCCATGCCCCTGGCTGTGCTGGGTCATGTGACTATTGCCACAAACTGGGGGCTGGTGGAAGCAGAGTAGAAGAATATCAACTTTTCCATTGCCATAGTGATGAACCTGAGCGCCACAGCAGGGGAGATGGAAGGGCCAGAGGGACATCATCAAGGCCCAGAGAATGACCATCTCAAGTGTTCCCAGGTCCATTCTGGCTGAGTGATCACTGGAGAATAATTTTAGTAGAGTTCAGAGCTCTAAGGCTGCTGCAGACTTGAGCAGAATAAATTACTTCATGGATTGCAAAGTTGAACTGACAGCCTCCAAGATTCCTTCCAGCCCCTCCAGCCTATGAATTGACAGCTTTGTCTCTGCACTCCTAGAAACCCCATTTCACTGTCTGTTTATAAGGACACAGGAAGACACCTCTCTACCTTAAAAGGCAGCCTATCAAAACGTGGATCAAATTTCAATAGGGCGGATGTCTGGTTAGCTTGGTGCCTGGCAGGATGATTTCAATTTCACAGGTCCTATTTCCAAGAGTAATTAATAATGAACAAGAATTTGGGAGTCCATTGTAGTGAGGTCCTCATTCTAGAAAACTCAAAACACTTCGTGTAACCAAAGGAAGAGACATCAGCAGAAAGAAAAGGGACGagcaagaagaaagcaaaaaaaaaccacacaaaagcACTAAAGAGCCTTAGGATGCATCTTTATTTTCAGCTGTGATGCCAAAGAGAGGAAGTTTCTGACATGGTGTTCCCTTAATCTTCTGTAAAGTCAGTTGTTTCCATAAATTAGAATTTTTGCAAGAGAGGGAGGCATGAGGCCAGCTTCAGTGCCAATAACAAATTATTTAGATCTAGTTATCTGCCCCTGAAATGGTTGTCTATTAAAATA
It includes:
- the LOC133103869 gene encoding small ribosomal subunit protein eS19-like, which encodes MPGVTVKDVNQQEFVRALAAFLKKSGKLKVPEWVDTVKLAKHRELAPYNENCFYPQAASTARHLYLQGGAGVGSMTKIYEGCQRHGVMPSHFSRGSKSVAHRVLQALEGLKMVEKDQDGGCKLTPHGQRDLDRIAGQVAAANKKH